A genome region from Nycticebus coucang isolate mNycCou1 chromosome 4, mNycCou1.pri, whole genome shotgun sequence includes the following:
- the ADORA2A gene encoding adenosine receptor A2a isoform X2 — MGCLSDRKGTELGVGIRGRLRPVHARGRSLGFPCILRSLTPLENSRKPLLSQCATEAPGTRLESRAYSWTTGYNGLVTGTRAKGIIAICWVLSFAIGLTPMLGWNNCGQLKEGKNQSPDCGEGQLACLFEDVVPMNYMVYYNFFACVLVPLLLMLAVYLRIFLAARRQLKQMESQPLPGERARSTLQKEVHAAKSLAIIVGLFALCWLPLHIINCFTLFCSECSHAPPWLMYLAIILSHTNSVVNPFIYAYRIREFRHTFRKIIRSHVLRQREPFKAAGTSARALAAHGSDGEQVSLRLNGHPPGVWANGSAPHAERRPNGYALGLVSGGSAHKSHRDVGLSDVELLSHELKGVCPESPSLEDPLAQDGAGVS, encoded by the exons ATGGGCTGCTTAAGTGACAGAAAGGGAacagagttgggggtggggataAGAGGCAGACTCAGGCCTGTCCATGCCAGGGGAAGGAGTCTGGGTTTCCCCTGTATTCTCAGATCACTGACTCCACTGGAAAACTCCAGGAAGCCCCTCCTTTCTCAGTGTGCTACAGAAGCACCCGGGACCCGCCTAGAGTCAAGGGCATATTCTTGGACCACAGG GTACAATGGCTTGGTGACCGGCACAAGGGCCAAGGGCATCATTGCTATCTGCTGGGTGCTATCGTTTGCCATCGGCCTGACTCCCATGCTTGGATGGAACAACTGTGGTCAGCTGAAGGAGGGCAAAAACCAGTCGCCGGACTGTGGGGAGGGCCAGCTGGCCTGTCTCTTTGAGGACGTGGTGCCCATGAACTACATGGTGTATTACAACTTCTTTGCTTGCGTCCTGGTGCCCCTGCTGCTCATGCTGGCCGTTTACCTGCGTATCTTCTTGGCAGCCCGGCGCCAGCTGAAGCAGATGGAGAGCCAGCCGCTGCCCGGGGAGCGGGCTCGGTCCACACTGCAGAAGGAGGTCCATGCTGCCAAGTCGCTGGCCATCATTGTGGGGCTCTTCGCCCTCTGCTGGCTGCCCCTGCACATCATCAACTGTTTCACCCTGTTCTGCTCCGAGTGCAGCCACGCCCCTCCCTGGCTCATGTACCTGGCTATCATCCTTTCCCACACCAATTCCGTGGTAAATCCCTTCATCTACGCCTACCGCATCCGTGAATTCCGTCACACCTTCCGCAAGATCATCCGCAGCCACGTCCTGAGGCAGCGAGAACCCTTCAAGGCAGCTGGCACCAGTGCCCGGGCCTTGGCGGCTCATGGCAGCGATGGGGAGCAGGTCAGCCTCCGCCTCAACGGCCATCCCCCCGGGGTATGGGCCAATGGCAGTGCCCCGCATGCTGAGAGGAGGCCCAATGGCTATGCCCTGGGGCTGGTGAGTGGAGGGAGTGCCCACAAGTCCCACAGGGACGTGGGTCTCTCCGATGTGGAGCTCCTTAGCCATGAGCTCAAGGGCGTGTGCCCAGAGTCCCCCAGCCTAGAGGACCCCCTggcccaggatggagcaggagtATCCTGA